From Thermoflavifilum aggregans, a single genomic window includes:
- a CDS encoding histone, with product MARPKKRATRKAASKKKAATRKKRATRKKAAVRKKAARGKKKAASKKKAATRKKRATRKKAATRKKAAGRRKKAAAKKKAATRKKAATRKKKAAVRKKRATPKNAGNGTTGTATGPTEGMNSTPSLMP from the coding sequence ATGGCAAGACCAAAAAAAAGAGCGACCAGAAAGGCCGCTAGTAAGAAAAAAGCAGCTACCCGTAAAAAAAGAGCAACCCGTAAAAAGGCTGCCGTAAGGAAAAAAGCTGCACGGGGAAAGAAAAAAGCCGCTTCCAAGAAAAAGGCAGCAACCAGAAAAAAAAGAGCAACGCGTAAAAAAGCTGCAACCCGCAAAAAAGCTGCTGGAAGAAGAAAAAAAGCAGCAGCCAAGAAAAAAGCAGCAACGCGTAAAAAAGCTGCAACCCGCAAAAAGAAAGCAGCCGTACGGAAAAAGCGGGCTACGCCCAAAAATGCCGGTAACGGAACTACCGGAACCGCTACAGGGCCTACCGAAGGGATGAATAGCACCCCCTCACTGATGCCCTGA
- the rpmA gene encoding 50S ribosomal protein L27: MAHKKGEGSVKNGRDSQSKRLGVKVFGGQTVKSGNIIVRQRGTVYHPGKNVGLGRDFTLFALIDGVVEFKKGKNDKTIVSVIPVNTPAEAQA, from the coding sequence ATGGCACATAAAAAAGGTGAAGGTAGCGTAAAAAATGGTCGTGATTCACAGAGTAAACGTCTCGGTGTAAAAGTATTCGGCGGGCAAACTGTGAAAAGCGGCAATATTATCGTGCGGCAAAGAGGTACCGTTTATCATCCGGGTAAAAATGTAGGACTGGGAAGAGATTTTACCCTGTTTGCATTGATTGATGGAGTGGTTGAATTCAAAAAAGGAAAAAATGACAAGACGATTGTCTCGGTAATCCCTGTGAACACTCCTGCTGAGGCTCAGGCCTAA
- the rplU gene encoding 50S ribosomal protein L21 yields the protein MFAIVQIAGKQFRVTPGQSLLVNRLRGEVGDTVVFEDVPLVVDDETLQSGNTGKKVKASIQYHTLGKKVIAFKMKRRKGFRKKKGFRAAFTCIKIEEIS from the coding sequence ATGTTTGCGATTGTACAGATAGCTGGAAAGCAATTCAGGGTTACACCCGGACAATCTTTGTTGGTGAACCGCCTGCGGGGCGAAGTTGGTGATACTGTGGTATTTGAAGATGTACCGCTTGTGGTGGATGATGAAACATTGCAAAGCGGAAATACCGGAAAAAAAGTAAAAGCCAGTATTCAGTATCATACACTGGGTAAAAAGGTGATTGCTTTCAAAATGAAACGCAGAAAAGGATTCCGGAAGAAAAAAGGATTCCGCGCAGCTTTCACATGCATCAAAATTGAAGAAATCAGTTAA
- a CDS encoding GH3 auxin-responsive promoter family protein has protein sequence MKSVKSLLAVPFAAYVRNRIKKQMLTAAEDQLHLLEQLLRDAQHTMFGKAHHFQEIKDYKSYREAVPIRDYEGFKPYIEKIKSGTQNVLWKGQPLYFAKTSGTTSGVKYIPISKDSIHNHIDTARNALLCYIAETGNHKLTDGKMIFLSGSPVLERIGGIPTGRLSGIVNHHVPRYLRTNQLPSFETNCIEDWEAKLDKIVEETIHQPMTLISGIPPWMQMYFDRLQAASGKKIKELFPQLTLIVHGGVNFEPYRAKLMESLGEPVDTLETYPASEGFLAFQDQPDAEGLLLNTHSGIFFEFVPADEIFQPNPTRLSLGEVQTGVNYAVLITSNAGLWAYNLGDTVRFVSLNPYRIVVTGRISHFISAFGEHVIAEEVEQSLQVVASSHQVKVTEFTVAPRVQVSEGRPYHEWYIEFEQAPADLDRFAEELDQQMRKKNIYYNDLITGHILDRLQIRLIRKNGFIDYMRAAGKLGGQNKLPRLSNDRYIADALQAYVIS, from the coding sequence ATGAAAAGCGTTAAATCTCTTCTGGCTGTTCCTTTTGCAGCGTATGTGCGAAATCGGATCAAAAAGCAAATGCTTACTGCAGCAGAGGATCAGCTGCATTTGCTTGAGCAGTTGTTGCGGGATGCCCAGCATACCATGTTCGGAAAAGCACATCATTTTCAGGAAATCAAAGATTACAAAAGTTATCGGGAAGCTGTTCCCATCCGGGATTATGAAGGGTTTAAACCCTACATTGAAAAAATCAAATCAGGTACACAAAATGTGCTGTGGAAAGGACAGCCTCTGTATTTTGCCAAAACTTCAGGCACGACCAGCGGTGTAAAATACATTCCTATCAGCAAGGATTCCATCCACAATCATATTGATACAGCGCGGAATGCTTTGCTCTGCTATATTGCGGAGACAGGCAATCATAAACTTACAGACGGGAAAATGATTTTTCTTTCTGGCTCTCCTGTACTGGAGCGTATAGGTGGTATTCCCACCGGTAGGCTTAGTGGTATCGTCAATCATCATGTGCCCCGTTATCTGCGTACCAATCAGCTGCCCAGTTTTGAAACCAACTGCATTGAAGACTGGGAGGCCAAACTGGATAAAATCGTGGAGGAAACCATCCATCAGCCTATGACGCTGATCAGTGGTATTCCACCCTGGATGCAGATGTACTTTGATCGTTTGCAGGCTGCCAGCGGAAAGAAAATCAAGGAACTGTTCCCTCAGCTTACGCTGATCGTACATGGAGGCGTAAATTTTGAACCCTACCGGGCCAAGCTGATGGAAAGCCTGGGTGAACCGGTGGATACGCTGGAAACCTATCCAGCATCAGAAGGTTTTCTGGCTTTTCAGGATCAGCCTGATGCAGAGGGTTTGTTGCTGAACACGCACAGTGGTATTTTCTTTGAGTTTGTTCCTGCGGATGAAATTTTTCAGCCAAATCCCACACGTTTGTCGCTGGGCGAAGTGCAAACAGGTGTAAACTATGCAGTGTTAATTACCAGCAACGCCGGATTATGGGCTTATAATCTGGGTGATACCGTGCGTTTTGTTTCCCTGAATCCCTATCGGATTGTGGTAACGGGGCGGATATCGCATTTTATTTCTGCATTTGGTGAGCATGTGATTGCAGAGGAAGTAGAGCAAAGCCTGCAGGTCGTGGCCAGCAGCCATCAGGTGAAGGTTACTGAATTCACGGTTGCGCCGCGTGTGCAGGTAAGCGAGGGGCGGCCTTATCACGAATGGTATATTGAATTTGAACAAGCCCCTGCCGATCTGGACCGTTTTGCAGAAGAGCTGGATCAGCAAATGCGCAAAAAAAATATTTACTACAATGATCTGATAACAGGACACATTCTGGATCGCCTGCAGATCAGGCTAATACGTAAAAACGGATTTATTGATTACATGCGTGCCGCAGGCAAACTGGGTGGTCAAAATAAATTGCCCCGATTGAGCAATGATCGCTATATTGCAGATGCCCTGCAGGCTTATGTTATTTCCTGA